The Apibacter raozihei genome contains a region encoding:
- a CDS encoding cupin-like domain-containing protein: protein MFKYREIERVKTISKQDFYQKYYKTQTPVVVEKLTEEWPAYKKWSFDYIKQVAGDKIVPLYNNDPVSADKKVNEPDARMKMSDYVDMLLKGPTDLRIFLFNLIKQVPDMQKDFFFPDLGLKLPIKDLPMLFFGGQGSNVFMHFDIDLANILHFHFDGEKQCILMSPNDTKFMYKIPYATICREDIDFDHPDFEKWPGLKHVTPYRARLSHGEMLYMPEGWWHYMQYLTPGFSMSLRSLALKPANFTNAVLNIFVKRIYDNYMRKQKGQKWIDYKNELAIVNTNKVLASIH, encoded by the coding sequence ATGTTTAAATACAGAGAAATTGAAAGAGTAAAAACTATATCAAAACAGGATTTTTATCAAAAATATTACAAAACTCAGACTCCGGTTGTAGTTGAAAAACTAACAGAGGAATGGCCGGCCTATAAAAAATGGAGTTTTGATTATATTAAGCAGGTTGCAGGTGATAAAATTGTTCCTTTATATAATAATGATCCTGTAAGTGCTGATAAAAAAGTAAATGAGCCTGATGCCCGAATGAAAATGTCTGATTATGTTGATATGCTTCTAAAAGGACCAACGGATCTGCGTATTTTTTTATTTAATCTTATTAAGCAGGTTCCTGATATGCAAAAAGACTTTTTCTTTCCTGACCTAGGGCTGAAATTACCAATAAAAGATTTACCTATGCTTTTTTTCGGTGGTCAGGGCTCCAATGTTTTTATGCATTTTGACATTGATTTGGCTAATATTTTACATTTTCATTTTGATGGTGAGAAACAATGTATTCTCATGTCTCCTAATGATACAAAATTTATGTATAAAATTCCCTATGCTACTATATGTAGGGAAGATATAGATTTTGATCATCCGGATTTTGAAAAATGGCCGGGACTAAAACACGTAACCCCTTACCGTGCAAGATTAAGTCACGGAGAAATGCTTTATATGCCGGAAGGCTGGTGGCATTATATGCAATATCTTACCCCTGGGTTTTCTATGAGTTTACGTTCTTTAGCATTAAAACCTGCTAATTTCACCAACGCAGTTTTAAATATTTTCGTTAAAAGAATTTATGATAATTATATGCGAAAGCAAAAAGGCCAAAAATGGATTGATTATAAAAATGAACTAGCTATTGTTAACACTAATAAAGTTTTAGCTTCCATTCACTAA
- a CDS encoding aminopeptidase P family protein, whose amino-acid sequence MTTKYAPIDKNLFIKNRQKFVQKMAPKSIAFFNSNDIYPISADSTLPFQQHRDIFYLSGIDQEESILVICPYAYLEEHREMLFVRETNEHIAVWEGEKYSKEQAYNVSGIKNVYWLQDFNKIIETVIPQMDNIYININEHYRAEKVVETREDRFIKNLQKKYRAHNYLRSNPILQHLRSIKEPEEIELIQKACNITEKGFRRILPFVKPGVWEYEIEAELLHEFMTNRSKGWAYTPIIASGKNSNVLHYIQNNKDCKDGELILLDVGAEYANYSSDMTRTIPVNGIYSDRQKEVYQAVMNVKNESTKLLITGNNWYSYHIEVGKIMTEELLKLGLLTREDIKNEDPKWPAYKKYFMHGNSHHMGLDTHDYGILTETFVPNMVFTVEPGIYIPEEGFGIRIEDDVVIQSNGEPYNLMRNIPIEIEEIEDLMNSK is encoded by the coding sequence ATGACAACAAAATATGCTCCTATAGACAAAAATTTGTTTATCAAAAACAGACAAAAATTTGTTCAGAAAATGGCACCGAAATCCATAGCATTTTTTAACAGCAATGATATTTATCCTATCAGTGCAGACAGTACTTTACCTTTTCAACAGCACCGCGACATATTTTATCTTTCTGGGATAGATCAGGAAGAATCAATATTGGTTATCTGCCCCTATGCATATCTGGAAGAACATAGAGAAATGTTGTTTGTAAGAGAAACAAACGAACATATAGCCGTTTGGGAAGGTGAGAAATATTCTAAAGAGCAGGCGTATAATGTTTCGGGTATAAAAAACGTATATTGGTTACAGGACTTCAATAAAATCATTGAAACGGTAATTCCACAAATGGATAATATTTATATAAATATAAATGAACATTATCGTGCTGAAAAAGTTGTTGAAACCCGAGAAGACAGATTTATAAAAAATTTGCAGAAAAAATACAGGGCTCATAATTATCTGAGAAGTAACCCTATTCTTCAGCATTTACGCTCAATAAAAGAACCTGAAGAAATTGAACTGATTCAAAAAGCTTGTAATATTACTGAAAAAGGATTTCGAAGAATTTTACCATTTGTTAAACCTGGTGTATGGGAATATGAAATTGAAGCTGAATTACTTCATGAATTTATGACCAATAGATCGAAAGGATGGGCTTATACACCAATTATTGCATCTGGAAAAAATAGCAACGTTTTACATTATATTCAAAATAATAAAGATTGTAAGGATGGTGAACTGATACTTTTGGATGTTGGTGCTGAATATGCAAATTATTCTTCGGATATGACCAGAACTATTCCTGTAAACGGAATCTATTCGGATAGACAAAAAGAAGTTTATCAAGCTGTAATGAATGTAAAAAATGAATCTACCAAGTTATTAATTACCGGGAATAACTGGTATAGTTATCATATTGAGGTTGGGAAAATTATGACAGAAGAATTATTAAAGCTTGGATTGTTGACCAGAGAAGATATAAAAAATGAGGATCCAAAATGGCCGGCATATAAAAAATATTTTATGCATGGTAATTCACATCATATGGGACTGGATACTCATGATTACGGAATACTTACTGAAACCTTTGTACCCAATATGGTTTTTACTGTAGAACCTGGAATTTATATTCCGGAAGAAGGTTTTGGAATAAGAATTGAAGATGATGTCGTTATCCAATCTAATGGAGAACCTTATAACTTGATGAGAAATATACCTATTGAAATTGAAGAAATTGAAGATTTAATGAACTCTAAATAA
- a CDS encoding BadF/BadG/BcrA/BcrD ATPase family protein — protein MILIADGGSTKCDWVVVSFDGKEIKKMESEGLHPRFVNSEIVRNALINMKELMELSSQIKFVFFYGAGCSSDALNNIIKRPLNEIFVNAQIKVDHDLKGAALSAYFGKPALICILGTGSNVCYFDGSNLKKETPSLGWILGDEGSGVYLGKKLLHSFFTDKMPKYLSLAFKERYNLSIEDVLENVYQKPKANSYIATFNRFIAEHKREPFILNLVYESFKAFFENQVLIFAEAKSVEINFIGSIAHYYEDIIKTVASEYHVSVGEIVKKPIDNLVKYHLIYILPNLRK, from the coding sequence ATGATATTAATTGCAGACGGAGGTTCAACAAAATGCGACTGGGTAGTTGTAAGTTTTGATGGTAAAGAGATTAAAAAAATGGAATCTGAAGGACTTCACCCACGTTTTGTAAATTCAGAAATAGTAAGAAATGCACTTATAAATATGAAGGAGCTGATGGAACTTTCTTCACAAATTAAGTTTGTTTTTTTTTATGGAGCCGGTTGTTCTTCAGACGCGTTAAATAATATCATTAAAAGACCATTAAATGAAATTTTCGTAAATGCACAAATTAAGGTTGATCATGATCTAAAAGGAGCAGCTCTATCTGCATATTTTGGAAAACCTGCACTTATATGCATTTTAGGAACAGGTTCTAATGTTTGCTATTTTGACGGATCAAATTTAAAAAAAGAAACTCCTTCGCTGGGATGGATTCTGGGCGATGAAGGAAGTGGTGTTTATTTAGGAAAAAAGTTGTTGCATTCATTTTTTACAGATAAAATGCCCAAATATTTATCTTTGGCTTTTAAAGAAAGATATAATTTATCAATTGAAGATGTTTTAGAAAATGTATATCAAAAACCTAAGGCTAATTCCTATATAGCTACTTTTAATCGATTTATAGCAGAGCATAAAAGAGAACCTTTTATTTTAAATCTTGTTTATGAATCATTTAAAGCTTTTTTTGAAAATCAGGTTCTTATTTTTGCTGAAGCAAAATCGGTAGAGATAAATTTTATCGGTTCCATAGCCCATTACTATGAAGATATCATTAAAACGGTTGCTTCAGAATATCACGTTTCCGTTGGAGAAATTGTGAAAAAACCCATTGATAATTTGGTAAAATATCATTTAATTTATATTCTTCCTAATTTAAGAAAATAA
- a CDS encoding GyrI-like domain-containing protein, translating into MKNLETIQEFSIIGISVRTNNTDNNASVDLGVLWERFYLENIRNQITNRISEDIYCVYTDYASDYKGEYTAIIGYKVDSIDFIPDGMTSCSISQGNFLKYNLKGNIASVASVWQKIWAEDSVLNREYSADFDVYKSISTDIDHIDMDVFVAVSLR; encoded by the coding sequence ATGAAAAATTTAGAAACTATCCAGGAATTTTCAATCATTGGAATTTCTGTAAGAACAAATAATACTGATAATAATGCATCTGTAGATCTTGGTGTATTATGGGAAAGATTTTATCTTGAAAATATAAGAAATCAAATCACTAATCGTATTTCTGAAGATATATATTGTGTGTATACCGATTATGCTTCTGATTATAAAGGAGAATATACGGCAATTATTGGTTATAAAGTAGATTCTATTGATTTTATTCCTGATGGGATGACGAGTTGTTCTATTTCACAAGGAAATTTTCTAAAATATAATCTGAAAGGTAACATTGCATCTGTTGCAAGCGTATGGCAAAAAATATGGGCAGAAGATTCTGTACTGAATAGAGAATATAGTGCTGATTTTGATGTATATAAGAGCATATCCACAGATATAGATCATATTGATATGGATGTCTTTGTCGCTGTATCTTTACGCTAG
- a CDS encoding MFS transporter yields MSFKKNDPKIIKGWVFYDWANSVYSLVITSTIFPIFYSSLTTDTYKKIYNSYQDVWFDEPIQSKIEILGHFFAPDALFSYSLTISFILVVLSTPVLSSIADVTGTKKKFLKFFCYLGSFSCMALFFFTDKSRIIYGLFLNVTASIGFWGSLVFYNSYLPDIATEDEQDRVSAKGYIMGYAGAMILLILCLVLIEKVANVENKGFYTRLSFILTGIWWLGFGQYTFSVLPDNPKQSGVRKRSLILSSFSNLKKIQTELFEIRNLKYFLFSFFFYSIGIQTIFLMAALFGANEINLNSFKLIISILLTQLIAIIGAYLCSALSKKVGNKMVLIICICIWIGICIAGFLLDKTNPNIEYYFYAVAGMVGLVMGGIQSISRSTYSKMLPEKDQHITTTYFSFYDVIEKFAIIVGSFIYGLLIDLTGNMRYSILAMSVTFIIGLFFMFFVRFKNTNTIN; encoded by the coding sequence GTGAGTTTTAAAAAAAATGATCCTAAAATAATAAAAGGCTGGGTATTTTACGATTGGGCCAATTCTGTATATTCACTCGTAATTACATCAACAATATTTCCTATTTTTTATTCAAGTCTTACAACCGACACATATAAGAAAATATACAACTCATATCAGGATGTCTGGTTTGATGAGCCCATTCAATCAAAAATCGAAATTTTAGGCCATTTTTTTGCTCCTGATGCATTATTTAGTTATTCTTTAACTATTTCTTTTATTCTTGTTGTTTTATCTACTCCTGTTTTATCTTCCATAGCGGATGTAACAGGTACTAAGAAAAAATTTCTGAAATTTTTCTGTTATTTAGGCTCGTTTTCCTGCATGGCTCTTTTCTTTTTTACGGATAAATCAAGAATAATCTATGGATTATTTCTTAATGTTACGGCAAGTATTGGCTTTTGGGGAAGTTTAGTCTTCTATAATTCGTATCTTCCTGATATAGCAACTGAAGATGAACAGGATAGAGTTTCAGCAAAAGGTTATATAATGGGGTATGCAGGTGCAATGATATTATTGATTCTTTGCCTTGTTCTTATTGAAAAAGTAGCTAATGTTGAAAATAAAGGATTTTATACCCGCTTAAGTTTCATTTTAACTGGAATCTGGTGGTTAGGATTCGGACAATATACTTTTTCTGTTTTGCCTGACAATCCTAAACAATCAGGAGTTAGAAAAAGAAGCCTTATACTAAGCAGTTTTTCTAATCTTAAAAAAATACAAACTGAATTATTCGAAATAAGAAACTTGAAATACTTTTTATTTAGTTTTTTCTTCTACTCTATCGGAATTCAAACTATTTTTTTAATGGCTGCTTTATTCGGAGCCAATGAAATTAACCTCAATAGTTTTAAACTAATCATCTCTATACTTCTCACACAATTAATTGCTATAATCGGAGCTTATCTTTGTTCGGCTTTATCTAAAAAAGTTGGTAATAAAATGGTGCTGATTATTTGCATCTGTATTTGGATAGGTATTTGTATTGCCGGTTTCTTACTTGATAAAACCAATCCCAATATTGAATATTATTTTTATGCCGTAGCCGGAATGGTAGGTCTGGTTATGGGAGGTATTCAGTCTATATCCCGCTCTACGTATAGTAAAATGCTTCCAGAAAAAGATCAGCATATTACAACAACTTATTTTAGTTTTTATGATGTAATTGAAAAATTTGCTATAATTGTAGGTTCATTTATTTACGGACTTTTAATAGATTTAACTGGAAACATGCGTTATTCGATTCTTGCTATGTCAGTGACATTTATTATAGGTTTGTTTTTCATGTTTTTTGTTAGATTTAAAAATACAAATACAATTAATTAA
- a CDS encoding aminoacyl-histidine dipeptidase, protein MINQEIRSLEPHKLWNFFSDLNAVPRPSKKEEKVREFIKNFGNSLNLETLEDRVGNILIKKPATSGLETKKKVVLQSHLDMVCQKNNDVNFDFDSEGIKMQIEGDWVSAVGTTLGADNGIGVASIMAILASDNIEHPDIEALFTIDEETGMTGAFGLEEGFLSGDILLNLDTEEDDEIDIGCAGGIDVSAFKTYPLETANSHEISAKLKIIGLHGGHSGMDIHKGLGNSNKLVSRFLYAFLDSGIKVESFDGGGLRNAIPREATVKFVISNEKKNTIESIFDRLRKDIVEEFKNIEENLEILLSWEDSQNQTLTKEDTFTFVSALTALHNGVFRMSPEIADLVEASNNIARVELIDGKAKILCLTRSSVESSKLWLADSLKSVLNLAGMNVEFSGSYPGWKPNPDSEILKTAIKIYQDQNLEKPMVMACHAGLECGIIGEKYPEMEMISFGPTIKGAHSPKEKVSISSVQKYWIYLLEILKNIPARH, encoded by the coding sequence ATGATAAATCAAGAAATAAGGTCATTAGAGCCACACAAGTTATGGAATTTTTTTTCTGATTTGAATGCAGTTCCGAGACCATCAAAAAAAGAAGAAAAAGTACGTGAATTTATTAAAAATTTTGGTAATTCTTTAAATTTAGAGACTTTAGAAGATAGAGTAGGAAATATTTTAATAAAAAAACCTGCAACTTCAGGCTTAGAAACTAAAAAAAAGGTGGTTTTGCAGTCTCATCTCGACATGGTTTGCCAAAAAAATAATGATGTAAATTTTGATTTCGACTCAGAGGGTATAAAAATGCAGATTGAAGGAGACTGGGTGAGTGCAGTAGGAACTACTTTAGGCGCAGATAATGGGATTGGAGTGGCTTCAATAATGGCCATTCTTGCATCAGATAATATTGAACATCCCGATATAGAAGCACTCTTCACCATTGATGAAGAAACAGGAATGACTGGAGCCTTTGGACTGGAGGAAGGTTTTTTATCAGGTGATATACTTTTAAATTTAGATACTGAAGAAGACGATGAAATTGACATAGGCTGTGCTGGAGGAATCGATGTTTCAGCTTTCAAAACGTACCCGCTTGAAACCGCTAACTCTCATGAAATTAGTGCAAAATTAAAAATTATAGGTTTGCACGGAGGCCATTCTGGAATGGATATTCACAAGGGATTAGGAAATTCTAACAAATTGGTCAGCCGTTTTCTTTATGCATTTCTTGATTCAGGTATTAAAGTTGAATCTTTCGATGGGGGAGGATTAAGAAATGCAATCCCTCGCGAAGCAACAGTTAAGTTTGTGATATCTAATGAAAAAAAGAATACCATCGAAAGTATTTTTGATCGGTTAAGAAAAGATATAGTAGAGGAATTCAAAAATATTGAAGAAAATTTAGAAATTTTATTAAGCTGGGAGGATTCACAAAATCAAACGTTAACTAAGGAGGATACTTTTACATTTGTTTCAGCTCTGACAGCATTGCATAATGGTGTTTTTAGAATGAGTCCTGAAATAGCAGATTTGGTTGAAGCATCTAATAATATAGCCAGAGTTGAACTTATCGATGGAAAAGCTAAAATTTTGTGTTTAACCCGATCTTCCGTAGAAAGTAGTAAATTATGGCTAGCTGATTCCTTAAAATCTGTTTTGAATCTTGCAGGAATGAATGTTGAATTTTCAGGTTCATATCCTGGATGGAAACCTAATCCTGACTCAGAAATTCTTAAAACTGCAATAAAAATATATCAAGATCAAAATTTAGAAAAACCAATGGTTATGGCTTGTCATGCAGGACTGGAATGTGGAATTATTGGTGAAAAATACCCTGAAATGGAGATGATATCTTTTGGTCCTACGATTAAAGGAGCTCATTCTCCTAAAGAAAAAGTCAGCATTTCATCAGTTCAGAAATACTGGATCTATTTACTTGAAATTTTAAAAAATATACCGGCAAGACATTAA
- a CDS encoding DUF4846 domain-containing protein — protein sequence MLLTGCSRNKVSKSNDSINFINFKNEKSFVIAKGNTIQSRFEVPSGYVRTLVQDNSFEHYLRNFPLLPDTAKVYYYDGRLKPKNIHAAILNIDIGDQNLQQCADAVIRLRAEYLYGEKRFSDIHFSFNKDFNIEFKKWAEGFRVQFVRNQFKWVRKENPDYSYSNFKKYLFYTYIYAGTYSLSSEMKIKRYGDMKIGDVFIKGGSPGHAMIIVDMAVNPKNNKKVYMLAQSYMPAQSIHIVKNLNNLDLSPWYELNLDDEIVKTPEWKFTIRDLKEF from the coding sequence ATGTTATTAACTGGATGTTCAAGAAATAAAGTTTCCAAGAGCAATGATAGCATTAACTTTATTAATTTTAAAAATGAAAAATCATTTGTAATAGCCAAAGGAAATACAATACAGAGTCGCTTTGAAGTACCTTCAGGATATGTAAGAACTTTAGTACAGGATAATTCGTTTGAACATTATTTACGTAATTTTCCATTATTGCCCGACACAGCAAAAGTATATTATTACGATGGCAGATTAAAACCTAAAAATATACATGCAGCGATTTTAAATATAGATATTGGTGACCAGAATTTACAACAATGTGCTGATGCTGTCATAAGATTACGTGCAGAATACTTATATGGTGAAAAAAGATTTTCTGACATTCATTTTAGTTTTAATAAAGATTTTAATATAGAATTTAAGAAATGGGCAGAGGGTTTCAGAGTACAATTTGTAAGAAATCAATTTAAATGGGTAAGGAAAGAGAATCCGGATTATAGCTATTCAAATTTTAAAAAATATTTATTTTATACATATATTTACGCAGGTACATATTCATTATCTTCAGAAATGAAAATAAAAAGATACGGAGATATGAAAATAGGAGATGTATTTATAAAAGGTGGATCACCGGGACATGCTATGATTATCGTAGATATGGCAGTTAATCCTAAAAACAATAAAAAAGTTTATATGCTGGCACAAAGCTACATGCCTGCACAAAGTATACATATAGTTAAAAATTTAAATAATTTGGATTTATCGCCTTGGTATGAATTAAATTTAGATGACGAAATAGTAAAGACACCGGAATGGAAATTCACGATAAGAGATTTAAAAGAGTTTTAA